One region of Syntrophobacter fumaroxidans MPOB genomic DNA includes:
- a CDS encoding tetratricopeptide repeat protein, with protein sequence MKRTGFLFRVLTTLLLLGMSGSLIWFGVWTNRMAGHDYAFELKHTSGNLFSEVLYLKGNYEYFVDLDMETAAAYFRKAVAQDPLLIEAWFALAKVHAVLGRKEETQKLCDLLLPSISHVSTWKWQEFLLAFDLGDEKRFAETLNYILARLPHRRNEAFLLAHTFWRDWNGIILHVTAENRKLCFEQLLSSRETDLAVRLWERMKEERVPVDGDLGLRFCQFLMENDRMKMAKELWREITGSTGLGVCDGEFRTEPLNTAFGWRFGKTPAAIIETTRQGCASGDGCLHIRFNGTANVAFHHVSQTVPVEPGRNYRLHFFRRSSALTTDKGVFLEVTGYRCSGLNVATSPVGGTTPWTEEELEVAVPDACEAITVKVSRKDSLRFDNKISGDYWLDGVTVE encoded by the coding sequence ATGAAACGCACGGGATTCCTCTTTCGTGTTCTGACGACCCTGCTGCTCCTGGGGATGTCCGGAAGCCTGATATGGTTCGGAGTCTGGACGAACAGAATGGCCGGGCACGACTATGCATTCGAACTGAAGCATACCTCCGGGAACCTGTTCTCCGAAGTGCTTTATCTGAAAGGGAACTACGAGTATTTTGTCGATCTCGACATGGAAACGGCCGCCGCCTACTTTCGGAAAGCCGTCGCTCAAGATCCGCTTCTGATCGAAGCATGGTTTGCTCTGGCAAAAGTCCACGCCGTGCTGGGACGCAAAGAGGAGACACAAAAGCTGTGCGATCTGCTTTTGCCTTCTATTTCCCACGTGAGCACCTGGAAATGGCAGGAGTTTCTGCTGGCCTTCGATCTGGGCGACGAAAAGCGTTTCGCGGAGACGCTCAACTACATCCTCGCCAGGCTGCCGCATCGCAGGAATGAGGCTTTTCTCCTTGCGCACACGTTCTGGCGGGATTGGAACGGGATTATTCTCCATGTTACGGCTGAAAATCGGAAGTTGTGTTTCGAGCAGTTGCTGAGCTCCAGGGAAACGGACCTGGCCGTGAGGCTCTGGGAACGTATGAAAGAGGAGCGGGTGCCCGTGGATGGAGACTTGGGACTGCGTTTCTGCCAGTTCCTCATGGAAAACGACCGGATGAAGATGGCCAAGGAATTGTGGCGGGAAATCACCGGTTCCACGGGTCTTGGGGTATGTGACGGCGAATTCCGGACCGAGCCGCTCAACACGGCATTCGGGTGGCGCTTCGGGAAAACGCCGGCGGCCATCATCGAAACAACCCGGCAGGGCTGCGCCTCGGGGGACGGCTGCCTCCACATCCGGTTCAACGGTACCGCGAATGTGGCGTTCCACCATGTGTCTCAAACCGTTCCGGTTGAACCCGGGCGGAATTACCGGCTGCATTTCTTCCGCAGGAGCAGTGCATTGACGACCGACAAGGGGGTATTCCTGGAGGTGACGGGCTACCGCTGCAGCGGTTTGAATGTCGCCACTTCGCCGGTTGGGGGCACCACCCCGTGGACCGAAGAGGAGCTCGAAGTGGCTGTTCCCGACGCCTGTGAGGCGATCACGGTCAAGGTGTCGAGGAAAGACAGTCTGAGGTTCGACAACAAGATAAGTGGTGACTACTGGCTGGATGGCGTAACTGTGGAATAG
- a CDS encoding GumC family protein, giving the protein MNDSLEKRPGQEHPVSVYGANLPSVETRESLPEFEDSADLRDYLEIILRRKWLILTFLFAVFMTVLVVSLSMKPVFRASGRLEMSPRFPKVTKFEDITGGQMFFTRDFVQTQVKLLQSGALAQRVLRKMNLLETDPARSREAKAEGLIERFRKSLSESLQFGKAVEKTPDPSIASLKKEKGMQSWVGGNLEVHPERDTTLVNVSFSSTDPAQARDFVNTLIQEFISWQMDKRMDAASSAKQQLEKQLEVVRIQLERAESNLNAFAQKSGIVSLSSNLNLIYHQLEEVNKALTVSQTERIGKESVYLQSLKSGVSALPIVVESQMLQKLRADYVALAGQYQEMYTIFKDDYPKLKTLKARMVDIEKQIKEEENRMQHSLKNDYLASLKKEEALQKEAEEKKNLAMELNDRATQFKILEREVETSKLIHQSLLERSKEIDANVGTELGNIQVVEYASLPLSPYKPDVRRNLLLAIVIGLIGGIGISFFLEYLDNTVKRVDEITDRFHIPVLGVLPLVENEDLHDLDSLVKTRPKSSFAESIRTAKVSIQLSSPVDQPPRTFLITSTSAAEGKSAISSNLALAFAGSDEKVLLIDADLRKPRLHKVFSNGRGSKQKGLSQLLSGICNVGETIQTTGTPNLFFIPSGPIPPNPAELLASNRMRDILKTLGESFDRVILDAPPAVGFADVLVLGNYVNGVILVSILGHTHREALRMFRRSLYNVRGNLLGCLVNKLNVGHHLGGYYYKYYKYYHYYYQQAYGSPPESLPEHPPQERA; this is encoded by the coding sequence ATGAACGATTCACTCGAAAAACGTCCCGGACAGGAGCATCCCGTCTCCGTCTACGGAGCGAATCTGCCCAGCGTGGAAACCAGGGAGTCGCTGCCGGAATTCGAGGATTCCGCCGATCTGCGGGACTACCTGGAGATCATTCTAAGACGCAAGTGGCTGATTCTCACCTTCCTGTTCGCCGTGTTCATGACCGTGCTGGTGGTGAGCCTCAGCATGAAACCGGTGTTCAGGGCGAGCGGGCGGCTGGAAATGAGCCCGAGGTTTCCCAAGGTCACGAAGTTCGAGGATATCACGGGCGGGCAGATGTTTTTCACGAGGGATTTCGTGCAAACCCAGGTGAAGCTGTTGCAGAGCGGCGCCCTCGCCCAGCGGGTTTTGCGAAAGATGAACCTGTTGGAGACCGATCCGGCTCGAAGCCGGGAAGCCAAGGCCGAAGGATTGATCGAGAGGTTTCGCAAGAGCCTTTCCGAATCGCTGCAATTCGGCAAGGCGGTGGAAAAGACTCCCGATCCGTCCATTGCAAGTCTCAAGAAAGAAAAGGGAATGCAGAGCTGGGTCGGTGGGAATCTGGAAGTGCATCCCGAGCGGGACACAACCCTGGTCAACGTTTCGTTCAGCTCCACCGATCCGGCGCAGGCCCGGGACTTCGTCAATACTCTGATCCAGGAATTCATCAGCTGGCAGATGGACAAAAGAATGGATGCGGCGAGCTCGGCGAAACAACAACTTGAAAAACAGCTGGAAGTGGTCCGCATCCAGCTCGAAAGAGCGGAAAGCAATCTGAATGCTTTTGCCCAAAAATCCGGTATCGTCTCGCTCAGTTCCAACCTGAATCTGATTTACCATCAGCTCGAGGAGGTCAACAAGGCACTGACGGTGTCTCAAACCGAACGCATCGGAAAAGAATCCGTCTACCTGCAGAGCCTGAAAAGCGGAGTCTCGGCATTGCCGATCGTGGTGGAAAGCCAGATGCTGCAGAAGCTTCGCGCCGATTACGTGGCCCTGGCCGGGCAGTACCAGGAGATGTACACGATATTCAAGGACGACTATCCGAAATTGAAGACGCTCAAAGCCAGAATGGTGGACATCGAGAAGCAGATCAAAGAAGAAGAAAACCGCATGCAGCACTCGTTGAAGAACGACTATCTGGCTTCGTTGAAAAAAGAAGAGGCTCTGCAAAAGGAGGCGGAAGAGAAAAAAAACCTGGCCATGGAACTCAACGATCGGGCCACCCAGTTCAAGATTCTCGAACGGGAGGTCGAGACCAGCAAGCTCATCCACCAGAGCCTTCTGGAACGTTCCAAGGAGATTGACGCCAATGTGGGAACGGAGCTGGGAAACATCCAGGTGGTGGAATACGCATCGCTACCTCTTTCGCCCTATAAGCCCGACGTGCGCCGAAACCTGCTTCTGGCCATCGTGATCGGCCTCATCGGCGGCATAGGCATATCGTTCTTCCTCGAATACCTGGACAATACGGTGAAACGTGTCGACGAAATCACGGACCGGTTCCACATTCCCGTGCTGGGCGTGTTGCCTCTCGTTGAGAACGAAGATTTGCACGATTTGGATTCCCTGGTCAAAACCAGGCCGAAATCCAGTTTTGCCGAGTCCATCAGGACGGCCAAGGTGTCGATTCAGCTGTCAAGTCCCGTCGATCAGCCGCCCAGGACTTTTCTCATCACAAGCACCAGTGCCGCCGAGGGGAAGAGCGCGATATCGTCGAACCTGGCGCTGGCTTTCGCCGGGTCGGATGAAAAGGTGCTGCTGATCGACGCCGACCTGAGAAAGCCGAGGCTCCACAAAGTCTTCTCCAACGGCCGAGGATCGAAACAAAAGGGGCTGAGCCAGCTCTTGAGCGGGATCTGCAATGTGGGGGAGACGATTCAGACGACGGGCACGCCGAATCTGTTTTTCATTCCTTCGGGGCCCATACCTCCGAATCCCGCGGAACTGCTCGCCTCCAACCGGATGCGCGACATCCTGAAAACCTTGGGGGAGAGCTTCGACCGAGTGATTCTCGATGCGCCTCCGGCGGTCGGATTCGCCGACGTGCTCGTATTGGGAAACTATGTCAACGGGGTGATTCTGGTCAGCATCCTTGGACACACCCACCGTGAAGCCCTCCGGATGTTCCGCAGAAGCCTGTACAACGTGCGCGGCAATCTGCTGGGATGCCTGGTGAACAAGCTCAACGTCGGGCACCATTTGGGCGGCTATTACTACAAGTATTACAAATACTACCATTACTATTATCAGCAGGCGTACGGCTCGCCACCCGAGAGTCTTCCCGAACATCCTCCTCAGGAAAGAGCATGA